The Microplitis demolitor isolate Queensland-Clemson2020A chromosome 9, iyMicDemo2.1a, whole genome shotgun sequence genomic sequence ttttttttaagatgcaaaattaaattactttttttttttttatcaaaaattgtaatattatttaaaattaaaccacTGTATCATATCGTAGGATTTACCatattttgtgaaaatttttgaattctggCCTGAGatatggtttaaataaaaaaattatgagtgaTTTTTATATGGAATTTTAAGggctataaaaaaggtctgattaaatttttcaaaatttttgatattttactagctattttaattttacgaatattcaaaattgaacattatggatttttttgatcattatgaATCTACACAAGCTTCTAGATccttaaatattaatgcaGGAGAAAACTGAcacataacttttttatagaaaatttaaagagcTACAAGAAAggtctgattaattttttcaaaatttttgatagtttAAGAGTTATAgcaattttaagaatttctgattttcaaaattagacattatggatttttttgatcattatgaATCTACATAAGCTTCTAGATccttaaatattaatctaGGAGAAAACTgacaaataacttttttatagaaaatttaaagagcTACAAGAAAggtctgattaattttttcaaaatttttgataattcaaGAGTTATAgcaattttaagaatttctgattttcaaaattagacattatggatttttttgatcattatgaATCTATATAAGCTTCTAGATccttaaatattaatctaGGAAAAAACTgacaaataacttttttatagaaaatttaaagagcTACAAGAAAggtctgattaattttttcaaaatttttaataattcaagagTTATAgcaattttaagaatttctgattttcaaaattagacattatggatttttttgatcattatgaATCTATATAAGCTTCTAGATCCTTAAATATTGATCAAGGAGAAAAGTTaccaagaacttttttgtagcaaatttaaagggctaaaaaaaaggtctcattaacgttttcaaaattttcaatatttctccAGAAATTTcacgttaaaataaaataaaaatcattttttatagaaaaaggCTGATGAAAGacattctatttattaaaatagttatttattactctcatttataatgtttatataaattaacaatgtACTTCATAAGGtgtcattgtttttttataactaggtGGGTTCAAACTCTTTATCTCCACGCTACGACTGTAAATCACATGccaaagataaataataatatctgaaaccaatcattattattatcagacCAAATCAATtaaggaaattaaaataataaaaaaaaatccatactCAAAATAATCATTCCAATTATGACGAATATGAAACCGGATGACAAGTcacgaataaaaaattcaatggcaTTGACtacaaatgtaaaaatttctacgGCAATTTGGATGGCTTGGAAAACAATAAACGGTGACATTAATTTGTGATCCtcctgttaattaatttattattattatcattaatgaGTAAtcgttgttattgttgttaattaCCTTAATTGATCCATAAATCATAAGTGGTGTCAATAAAGACCCGAGTgtgttgtaagaaattttcCATATTGTCCCTAATTGCGTTGTGTCGAAACACATGCTCTCTATTACTTTACATACAtcattattgaatattaatattgtgtAGAAgctcaaataatttaactaaaaaaaaattaattaatcaattaatcacTGGGATTCAAACTCTATTGAAGTTATGACCTAAATCATTGCTTTCACtggttgaatattttattttaaataaatgaccaTGACTACCTTTTAGAAGAGTTTcagatctacaaaaaaggtccttagaaatttttatctagGACTGAAAGTTAACAAGATATCGATCCATTAATCAAGTAGGtgtaattgttataaaattaaaatatttttgattaatggCCTATTGCGCGTTAACTATTGACTTGGGAGGAAAAGTTATagggaccttttttgtaggaaatttaaagggctacaaaaaaggtgataagtaatttttacgtAACTTTAACTGTTGATGAGTTATTGATCAATTAATCACTGAAAAATGATATTGTCAATGAAAATAGgttttttgtttgattaatGGCAAATATCTCATTAACTATTAATCTGGGAAGAAAAATGGTAAGGACTATTATTGTtgctaataaaaaaagcttgaaaaattgtcttatgattttttttatattttcaatatttacgaagatatataatttcaaatgtagataaataaattttttattaataataattaaaattagataattaattaattaattactcaagACTTACCATTGCCACAATTCCAATAATAAGTGTACCCGTTTTTAAACTAAAGCAGCAAcaactattaattttcttaaccgccattttttaataaatttaatttttaggtaaaaattaaaaataaatcagtcacttgttttataaatttttataaaggtCTGATGTTGTCGACAATAGACTTGAATTTAGTAAGTAATCTACTAATCATAAATATTGTCTATATACAATCTGTTGATGTACGTCACATTCTTTTTATCTatgaacatatttttttacgttatCTTTACAActgttgaaattatttttattagagtAGAGACATAAAAAAAGCTACATGCCAATGCCCATCATATGctagattattttttgtttctaagaaaaaaaaatctttctacttaataataaattattattattatataatgagTATGACGTACATTCGATAAAAGAAAAGTCACTTGGGTTCAATTCCTGAGTAAATTTCCAgtagtttgagtacccacattaatatattcaaagtaattttttttactaatgattaattaataattttaattaattacgatGACTTCGTCGGAGTATTAGGTTGTGGGTATTCTATCGACGAGAAATTTCATCAACTACCCAAATATAGaattcgaaaattcaaaaaattatttttccaaaaaataattttgaaaatttgttttttttttggatcaaAACAAAAAGTATGAATAGTATTGAAATCGTGAGTTAATTTCCTCTCATTTGAATACCCACATGcctattttttgaaaaatctgaaaattaccatgttaattaattaattatattaatgattaattgacTTAATCGTAAcatatcgatgtgggtactcattgaACGGGAAATTTTCCGGGGATTACAAATATGAtatagaaaaagtaaaaaaaaaaaatgtattttcgaaatttagtatttttcaaaaattatggggtagaataaaattattttgtaagtaacgaataaaaaatttatttatttagtgtaCGTATATTAATTGAAGTAAAGAATTAcactaaatttttagaattttcaaatcCTTGATTGACGTGACCGTTTCCCATTGAATTACTCTGTACTTCATCTTGTAATTTATTCGtatcattattatgattattagaCTTAGATGCACTTGTTTTATTACCGAGTATTAATTTCTCAAGAACTAAAAATGGCGACTCGAATAagagactaaaaataaatccgcCGACTATGCAGATTAGCAAGTCACTAAAAAATGTATccagctaaaaaataaataaataaacgcgtaaaaataattgtaattgtggtcattaataaaaataaaattaattatgggGTTACCATTTGGTAGTCGCTAAAAAAAGACGGCACTCTTGCGGAACTTGCTTTAATAGTTTGGACAACATAATGGATCAAATATACTGAATATGATATCCTGCTGAATGGTAGATAAATTGGTAGTGATAGAAACTTTGACAGAACACCTAAGTAATGACAAAAGTTATAATcggcattatttatttatatattggaGAGAAATCGTTGAATTTAGGAATCAATTTTGGAAATGTTGGAGATTTTGGCTCAAAATATCGTTTGAAGGAAAAAATACTAAGtgatttttgtagggaattttaagggctacaaaaaagatctaattgacttttttaatatttttgatagtttggtagatattttgaattttagatatcccaaatttttgaaacttttcattattaatttttttgatccttATGAATCGATATATAAGCTTCTAGATCTTTGAGTATCGATCTaggaaaaaagttataaaaaagttttttgtaggaaattttaagggctacaaaaaagatctgataaatttttttgaaatttttgatagttcttaagttatttcaattttaaaaaacccaGATGTTCAAAATTAGTCGTTATAGgtttttttgatcattattaaTCTCTATATGCTTCTAgatcattaaatattgatcTAGGCGAAAAGTGTggagaaacttttttgtagcaaattttcagggctacaaaaaaggtctcattaatttttatgatattttcaatatttctccagatatttcgatttttttcaaacttcaaaaaaagaatttttttatggttacTATAAAAATGTACCAAACATTACCTCCATGGCCCATAGTTGAGACGTAAATAATCCAACAGACTCCAAATGCCCAAACATGTCTCGCAATACCGGCATTAAATGTCTCCCAATAAATATTCCACTCGTAATTTTCACTCTGATAAATCCGATAGGTAAAAAATGAGTATGCAAAAGCTACGATTGCTAGACACCACCCTAATTTTATgatactctacaaaaaaaaaaaaattcataaataatttactcgcaaaaaataaatggtttaattttttaaaaataattactcttGGTAGAAAATTGCGATTTGATGACAAATAATAGCCGAGCAATATTCCCAGTAGCCATGGGCCAGCTCTCGTATAAGTGACGATATAAAAATACAGCATCATATCTTGTGTTTTACTTAAGcttcaaaacaaaaataaattttcatatttttattgttacctATTTGAGCTTGTAGAGATGATTTACTTACTCTGAAGTGGGCGCCAGTGctacagtaaatttattaatacccGCAATAACCGCTGGCGTAATTATCGAGGCAATAATGGcagaatacaaaataaataatccaaTTTTGGGTTTTTTGTACAGTGGATAGATAATTAATGGTGACAGCCAGAATAATTGCATGTCAACTGCGAGGTACCATGTGTGTCCCAAGCacgcctgaaaaaaaaaaaattacgagttTGCTGCATGAGCCAGTGGCTCGTGATGCCAACGTTGAGCGTGGCAGCTTGATTCGGAAACAATCAGATGTAAAATCTTTATTGTAAGCTACAAATATCTTAAAAATGCACGAAAGTATGCATAGCTACCATTTTGCCGCATAGGCCTATGGCACATGCTGCCAACACTGAGCCTAGCAATATGCTTAGTACATATCTggattttaaatagttatttgaAGCTTCTAGTACAGtagaaatagtaaaaaatgacATTCAGCGCCCAGTTTGCTCCACGAGCCTATGGCGCATGCTGCCAACACTGAGCATAGCAATTTCATTAGTATATATCTGGactttaaatagttatttaaagCTTCTAGTACTGcagaaatagtaaaaaaagacATTTAGCATCCAGTTTGCTTCATGAGCCTATGGTGCATGCTGCCAACACTGAGCATAGCAATTTCATTAGTATATATCTGGactttaaatagttatttaaagCTTCTAGTACTGcagaaatagtaaaaaaagacATTTAGCGCCCAGTTTGCTTCACGAGCCTATGGCTCATGCTGCCATCACTTGGCTTATTAGTCTCATTAGTACATATCTagatttttatagttatttgaaGCTTTTAGTACAGTAGAAATAGTAAACAAAGACATTTAGTATCGAGTTTGCTCCACAAGCCTATGGCTCGTGCTGTAACATAATCCATagctgttttatttttatatatttgggCTTGAATAACTATTTAGGGCACCTTAGATTTCTTATGCAAAAAAGGCGCTTAACGCTCATTTGGCAACATGAGCCTATGGCGCATGCTACCAACACTAGGCCtagcagttttatttttctaaatttggaCTGAAAATGATTATTTGAGGATTCTAGTAttgtaaaaatgttgaaaaaagaCACTTTGCAGTCAGTTTGCTGCACGAGCCTACGGCTGGTGCTGCCAACATCGGTCGCAGCAGTCCCATTCTCATGGagtcaaagtaaaaaaattatttttacaaaatttacttACTGGGCCGTCTTTGTAAACATAATTATGGACGTAGAGTAACATTGGccaccaattttttttacaatagtGACTTTGTGCGTTCATGGTCGCATCCCATAGCGCACCTGACCCCATACTTGGTAGCAGATAagtaactattaaaaatatcgcCATAAACGCTGGCGTTAAtctacaaattaaataaattagacatTAATGTAAAATCtgacaattgattttatttatttttaccttaTGTACCGATGGATATAGTAaaggaaaatattaaattttctacctTTAGccatttcttttataaataaataagatgtCAAAAATCCACTTATCACAAAAAATGAATCTACTGCAAATGGCGCTATTAGAATGTACAAAGAATTCCATGAACGAAACCactattaatgaaaaaaatgacacAACCATTAATtgcggtaattttttttttcaaaatgcagtaaaatgaaaaatgagtAGTGCAGTTGGACTCGGGAGAAATTTCCCTCCattttgagtacccacatcgataaattacttacagttcaAAATGGCcgttttttcagtaatttattaatgattaattaatggtTACTAATAACTTTATCTGaatatatcgatgtgggtatTCGTTTTACAGGAAATTTCGTCAGCTTTTCGAATACacagttcatttttatttaaaacaatgtatACTAGCGAAAAATGAgcattaatcatttttttttaagtaaaatcgtggtaaaattatattgaaaattaaattaatatcctTACTGTCATGGCGTCGGCTATATTAACAACACTGCcgaataaattcataataaatgcgTGTCCGAGGATAATCCAAGTCATGCTGTAAAATCTTAGCCCTGTGATAACTGGCAAATTGTCTTTCGGTACTTGAGTGTTTAAAATACGCTGGCCATTAACGATTAATGAGAATTTGGACAGTGTGTTAAAGTAGTTAacattattaatatgattaaCTCGAATGAATAAGTCGCAAAGTGTACATATTatcagaaatattattaatattccgAACACTCctctagatttaaaaaaaaaattcattagttaattaatcgGTTAATAGGTCGAACGAGAAATTATCTGATTAGcaaaaacttcaaaaatatcggtattatagatattaattaacttattattaattgataactaTTAGTCACCTCATTAATTAGCCAATTAATCGATCGATTAAACGATCACACTATTAATTAACAACTTCAATTGAATTGGAAgcataaatatcaattaattgacTACTTATTCTTCAATAACCTTATGAGTCATCGAATTAATTAACCCATTAGccaattaatcgattaattaacCAATTACACTATCAATTAACAACTTCAATTGAATTAGAAGCATCCATATCAATTAATTGACTttccataaattattaactttatcGGTCACCgaatcaattaatcaattaaccGATTAATCGATTGATTAACCGATCACACTATCAATTAACAACTTCAATCGAATAAAAAGCGTAAATATCAATGGATTACTTTCTTATTAATGAACAAATTTATCGGTCACCGAATTGATTAATCAATTAACCGATACATCGATTAATTAAACGATcacacttttaattaataacttcaattGAACTGAAagcataaatattaattaattgacttctTATTCTTCAAGACCTTCATCAGTCACCGAATTAATTAACCCATAAGCCAGTTAATCGATTGATTAACCAATTACACTATCAATTAACAACTTCAATTGAATTAGAAGCATCCATATCAATTAATTGACTttccataaattattaactttatcGGTCACCgaatcaattaatcaattaaccgattaatcgattaattaacCGATCAcactattaattaaacaacTTCAATCGAATAAAAAGCGTAAATATCAATGAATTACTTTCTTATTAATGAACAAATTTATCAGTCACCGAATTGATTAACCAATCAAccgattaatcgattaattaacCGATCACACTATCAATTAACAACTTCAATCGAATAAAAAGCGTAAATATCAATGAATTACTTTCTTATCAACGAACAAATTTATCGGTCACCGAATTGATTAACCAATCAACcgattaatcaattaattaacaaagcATCTGATTAATAGATAATACTAACCACATAAAAAAGAGTAAATTCCAATTAATTGGCTTttgaactaaataataaattctttagTCACCGAAATCATTAATCGATTAACtgattaatcgattaattttcTAACTATCTAATGAtctaataaatcaaattaaatgaaatatatgaatgTTCATTATCCTGCGCgtgaattaaacaataatttaatcagtcaccgaattaattaatcgattaattaacCAATCACCAGATTAATTAACGGCTAAAATCAAtgtaaaaacataaaataatttacattgtaATGATAGTACCCAGATTCCATGAATTATTATCTACAACCGAGCAAACAGCCGAggtaacattaattttattgccaTTGAAAAAGTCCTCGAGAAAATCAAAGAGCATCTGCATTTTTTCGATAACCTGATCTTTATCACAAGCCGACGGTAAACAGACAGAGAGCGTCGGCGATAACGGAAGTGTAGTAGCATCTGATAAAGTAATTGCTGCGGTGTACATACAATGACGTCCTCTTATTAtcgtattatttttagttacattTACTGCAATGCACTGATCATACATTCCCAGATCCTTGAGATTCCCTCGGATTAATCCCGACGGTAGTTTTGAAGATGCGTCGAACACTAGTCAGttgattcaataattaattaagtatttgattaataaaataggtgatttaattgttttatttttactttcaagtGCCCACGGCTCGAAATTCTTGAGTGCGGTCATGAATATTTGGACCTGGACATCGCATTTTTTTGACACCGTCacattactattcaaataattattagtataaatCCGGTGGAATTCACTTATGGGCTCAACTTGGTTCCATATATTACTGACGATGGTTTTTTCACTGATTCGACACTctaagatattaaatattaaggaaaaaaaaataataatagagatAAAATAAGATTTACTGTCTGCGCTTGACGacattttatacaaatatgattatttttcttgtttatgcatgattataaatgaaatcGTGACTTGACGATTGTATGAGTAGATAACGATCTCATAATTGCattttatagattattttttatgcaatgttattattattattaacaataataaattgaatgataGGAAGTGTAGTGACATCTAGAAGCAATCAGCATGCATGATTCTTGCAATGACATACCTCATGGGAAAATGCTTATTTTTCACATTTCTGAACTATTCTCATACGGTTCTTAACTCAAAGAttaaattattcccaggacttttcatggctattcctactagaggacatcataatgaacaaaaaacgtttatggtatgatgggttatttcCAACAGGTGCAAAGTTACGGACCTTGCGCAGTCCACAATCGGTATTGTTTTGCTCCTTAGAGGCTCTAAAGTTTCATTGGTGAAAAATATGTCCTCCCACTATTTAGCTAATTGGAAATCCGgtcgaaaataaattagttaaatcaattaatataataataatttttttattcttcaaatACGTTTAATACAACTTTTCCTATGCTTTATTTTTGCTCAAAACTTGTGATATAATTTCGGtgtaattacaaataaagttttcacacatctcaaattaaaattccgaAAACCGTTTCAAGCAATTCTAAAAAAtgctgaaaaaattacaatattctAAGTATAATTTCGGTGCAGGTCAAGTTACTCCAAAAATTCCTTTTTTCCAAGAAAAACTTCCACCTCATTTTCTTTCCTCCAAATCCTAGCCAATGATTTCCGTTTCGACGCACTTTTTTACTGACCCTCGCACGCGCAGATCAAATTCCCAATATCATCGTtgcttaaataattcaaaactttcTCGACTTCATCGAATCCCAAGTCACTAAAAATTTCCCCAAAGCACTCACCGAACTTATTAACCAACCCCGGTCTCCTAACACCCCTTCTATAGCAACTCATGAACCAGTGTTCGCAATAATGGAATGGTATCTCAAATTTACTCTCCATAATTGTCTTAACTTCGGTGTTCCTGGACCAGGTCATCAGTCTTCTGTCCTCTATTGTCAGCAAATCCCAGCAACTGACACCGCCCACATAAGTTCTCTTAGACCTCTCCACTTCTTGTTCACATTCCCACTCCACCGAAGCCCTCTCGCGCCTGCCATAGCTCTCTGTTAATTCGTCATACCGTCCATGGGTAAAAAATCCCACagttttcatcaaaattaagTGGTTCCTTAACCCCCACTCCATCACGTACGCACCGTACTCATGAGAATCATTTAactcgattattttttccagtcTCGATAGATAAAGCTGCTGATTCACgtggaaattataaaaactaccTCCGTATTTCAACCAGCTGTAGATAAAGTTGTAATTTTTGCACCGAATTCCTAAGTCGATACTAGCGACACCTTGAGTTCTGAGCTCGGAATTAGCGCCACACTTGAGCAGCATCTCAGCACTTGattcttttatattcaaaatggcCGCGTCGAGTAATCTGACACCGCTGGCAGTTAATTCGTCgacattcaaattataaattcggTGGGTTAGAAGTTTTTCGACCACCAGAGGGCAATCATTCATCACAGCTTCGCAAAGCAAGTCTTTTCCATGATCTAGATCTATTTCAGAATGACGatctaataataaatcgaCTATCGAACTATTTTTTCGGTGATCGGCGTAAAAAATCGGTAGCGAATTACTTTCGGAACGCGACAGAACATTCGCGGAATTTTTTAGGAGAATTTCTATGATTTTAAGTTGCTCGGCATTGGCTGCGAAATGTAAAGGCGTGTATTTCTTATGCGTAGACACAAAGTTGACATCAGCGCCATTGTCAATCATAAACTGAACTATAAGGGGATTTTTGGTGTCGATCGCGCGTATGAGAGCATTGTTGAGAAACTGGGGGTCAGTTTCATGAATTCCGTTGGCGAGAAATAGTCTGAGTATATTCAAACTTCCTGTGTCTATCGCTACACAAAATGGCGTCTCGTTGTTGGAGTTAATGGCGGCCATGGTGGCGCTGTGACTCAGAAGCAACGCTGCTGCGTGGTAATTTCCGGTTTGACATGCGATGTGTAGGGGGGTGTTCATATTAGAATCTCTGGCATTGATATCGGCGGCCATTTTGAGTAACAGTTCGGTGGCGGGTACATTTGATGACAAAATGGCGGTATGAAGGGGCGAGAAGCCATCTTGGTAAAGATAATTCGATGGCTGATTTATGTCAGCGCCATTTTGGATCAGGAATGAGGTGACATCTTGCTGGCCTCGGATTATTGATTCGTGTAACGCAGGTCCCGAAAACCCTTGGGCGTTCAGGTCAACATGGCCGACTAAATGCCGGATGAGGTTCAGGTTGCCTTTGCTGGTCGCTAAGTATAGCAGAGTCTCTCCGAAGTAAACTGGGGCATTTGGGTCCGGTAAGTTGGATACGATGGTTTTAATTGTTGCTGCATCAGATTTTTCGAGTGTTGACATCAATTCGTCGGGGTCACAAGACATTTTGGTTaagctgaaaataaattttaggttgttctatatatttttttaaattaggaaaataattatgtcttgttggtactcattttaatgGGGATTTGATTTTCTATACGactagatattaaaaaatgtaaatttttaattttcactgaattttgaaaaattgattttggtaattttttaatttttgaagataaATAAGCGTTGTTGGTACTCGTTTCaaaggaaatttagttttctATGCgactagaaattaaaaaatgaaaattttcaatttttactgaaatttcaaaaattgatttttggaattttttaatttttaaagataactTAACGTTGTTGGTACTCGTTTCAAAGGAAATTTGTTTTCCTACACGAATAAAatgacgaaaaattaaaaaaattgattttgaaaaaaaaaatttttttaatttactttttaaatgtaatatttgTTTAACTTTAGAAAATTCGCGTtgttggtaattattttaaagggaataaaattttctacaaaaatctcggaaaaaaaaaaattttaattttaattttgcaaaattttttcatttcaataataaatttttaaatgttatagTGGATCAGACAGTTGCTCCACAAATTTCAATATCTTATCacgattttcttttatatatatttttatcaataact encodes the following:
- the LOC103572726 gene encoding nose resistant to fluoxetine protein 6-like isoform X2 encodes the protein MRGVFGILIIFLIICTLCDLFIRVNHINNVNYFNTLSKFSLIVNGQRILNTQVPKDNLPVITGLRFYSMTWIILGHAFIMNLFGSVVNIADAMTWFRSWNSLYILIAPFAVDSFFVISGFLTSYLFIKEMAKGRKFNIFLYYIHRYIRLTPAFMAIFLIVTYLLPSMGSGALWDATMNAQSHYCKKNWWPMLLYVHNYVYKDGPACLGHTWYLAVDMQLFWLSPLIIYPLYKKPKIGLFILYSAIIASIITPAVIAGINKFTVALAPTSDLSKTQDMMLYFYIVTYTRAGPWLLGILLGYYLSSNRNFLPRSIIKLGWCLAIVAFAYSFFTYRIYQSENYEWNIYWETFNAGIARHVWAFGVCWIIYVSTMGHGGVLSKFLSLPIYLPFSRISYSVYLIHYVVQTIKASSARVPSFFSDYQMLDTFFSDLLICIVGGFIFSLLFESPFLVLEKLILGNKTSASKSNNHNNDTNKLQDEVQSNSMGNGHVNQGFENSKNLV
- the LOC103572725 gene encoding uncharacterized protein LOC103572725; the protein is MAVKKINSCCCFSLKTGTLIIGIVAMLNYLSFYTILIFNNDVCKVIESMCFDTTQLGTIWKISYNTLGSLLTPLMIYGSIKEDHKLMSPFIVFQAIQIAVEIFTFVVNAIEFFIRDLSSGFIFVIIGMIILNIIIYLWHVIYSRSVEIKSLNPPSYKKTMTPYEVHC
- the LOC103572726 gene encoding O-acyltransferase like protein-like isoform X1, whose amino-acid sequence is MSSSADSKSYFISIIIFFSLIFNILECRISEKTIVSNIWNQVEPISEFHRIYTNNYLNSNVTVSKKCDVQVQIFMTALKNFEPWALEMFDASSKLPSGLIRGNLKDLGMYDQCIAVNVTKNNTIIRGRHCMYTAAITLSDATTLPLSPTLSVCLPSACDKDQVIEKMQMLFDFLEDFFNGNKINVTSAVCSVVDNNSWNLGTIITIGVFGILIIFLIICTLCDLFIRVNHINNVNYFNTLSKFSLIVNGQRILNTQVPKDNLPVITGLRFYSMTWIILGHAFIMNLFGSVVNIADAMTWFRSWNSLYILIAPFAVDSFFVISGFLTSYLFIKEMAKGRKFNIFLYYIHRYIRLTPAFMAIFLIVTYLLPSMGSGALWDATMNAQSHYCKKNWWPMLLYVHNYVYKDGPACLGHTWYLAVDMQLFWLSPLIIYPLYKKPKIGLFILYSAIIASIITPAVIAGINKFTVALAPTSDLSKTQDMMLYFYIVTYTRAGPWLLGILLGYYLSSNRNFLPRSIIKLGWCLAIVAFAYSFFTYRIYQSENYEWNIYWETFNAGIARHVWAFGVCWIIYVSTMGHGGVLSKFLSLPIYLPFSRISYSVYLIHYVVQTIKASSARVPSFFSDYQMLDTFFSDLLICIVGGFIFSLLFESPFLVLEKLILGNKTSASKSNNHNNDTNKLQDEVQSNSMGNGHVNQGFENSKNLV